One window of the Natronomonas marina genome contains the following:
- the hmgB gene encoding hydroxymethylglutaryl-CoA synthase: protein MTDTSVGIDAVEIHAGKLKLDLAETFAPAMGDDPGKYTKGLGLYASSLPDTYEDIVTMGANAAHRLMERKGLEPEDIGRIDVATESAFDHSKPVSTYIAGCLEQVFEGDFHHANKGERKFACVSGTQSVDDAYNWIRAGRNRGRAALVVATDTALYARDDPGEATQGAGAVAMLIDEDPDFVELSTEQGYGSADETDFLKPQQQFPSVDGKRSVNVYLARMREALVDYESVGGDIHPDDFRLGPFHTPFPGMVRKAAVLAYRHITRDTEIEEELAEEIGRQPRPEAFDDEEAYTEALGEYTDALKDTDHYQGWYDRTIDPTLDLSREVGNWYTGSVHVARVSGIRSLVEDGEDAEGEKLLVGSYGSGAQAEIHVETIQENYESEIEALNVDEQLAARYDLSFDEYEDVHDAHNFDEETSVEEFTAPDGEFVFDGWGRMGERKYRYVE from the coding sequence ATGACCGACACCAGCGTGGGCATCGACGCCGTAGAGATTCACGCCGGCAAGCTAAAACTCGACCTCGCGGAGACGTTCGCACCCGCGATGGGCGACGACCCCGGCAAGTACACGAAGGGACTGGGGCTGTACGCCAGTTCGCTGCCGGATACCTACGAGGACATCGTGACGATGGGCGCGAACGCGGCCCACCGGCTGATGGAGCGGAAGGGACTGGAACCCGAAGACATCGGCCGCATCGACGTGGCAACCGAGTCGGCCTTCGACCACTCCAAGCCCGTCTCGACGTACATCGCGGGCTGTCTGGAGCAGGTCTTCGAGGGCGATTTCCACCACGCCAACAAGGGCGAGCGGAAGTTCGCCTGCGTCTCGGGCACCCAGAGCGTCGACGACGCCTACAACTGGATCCGGGCCGGGCGGAACCGCGGCCGCGCGGCGCTGGTGGTGGCGACCGACACCGCACTCTACGCCCGCGACGACCCCGGCGAGGCGACGCAGGGCGCCGGTGCCGTCGCCATGCTGATCGACGAAGACCCCGACTTCGTCGAGTTGTCGACCGAACAGGGGTACGGCAGCGCCGACGAGACGGACTTCCTCAAGCCACAGCAGCAGTTCCCCAGCGTCGACGGCAAGCGCTCGGTGAACGTCTACCTGGCGCGGATGCGGGAGGCGCTCGTCGACTACGAGTCCGTCGGCGGCGACATCCACCCCGACGACTTCCGGCTCGGCCCGTTCCACACGCCGTTCCCGGGCATGGTCCGGAAGGCTGCCGTGCTCGCCTACCGCCACATCACCCGCGACACCGAAATCGAGGAGGAACTCGCCGAGGAGATCGGCCGCCAGCCCCGTCCCGAGGCCTTCGACGACGAGGAGGCCTACACCGAGGCCCTCGGCGAGTACACGGACGCCCTGAAGGACACCGACCACTATCAGGGGTGGTACGACCGGACCATCGACCCGACGCTCGACCTCTCCCGTGAGGTCGGCAACTGGTACACCGGCTCCGTCCACGTCGCCCGCGTCTCCGGCATCAGGTCCCTCGTCGAGGACGGCGAGGACGCCGAAGGCGAGAAGCTGCTGGTCGGCTCGTACGGCTCCGGTGCCCAGGCCGAGATCCACGTCGAGACCATCCAGGAGAACTACGAATCGGAGATCGAGGCGCTGAACGTCGACGAGCAACTGGCGGCCCGCTACGACCTCTCGTTCGACGAGTACGAGGACGTCCACGACGCCCACAACTTCGACGAGGAGACCTCGGTCGAGGAGTTCACCGCACCGGACGGCGAGTTCGTCTTCGACGGCTGGGGCCGCATGGGCGAACGGAAGTACCGCTACGTCGAGTAG